In a single window of the Acidobacteriota bacterium genome:
- a CDS encoding esterase family protein, producing MRREITGWYSERLFQQMPLVAYGHYGPPILMLPTAAADFLEYERFQLIDSVKPWLENGKAKAYSINSVNRLALLNNKASAPEKIEWLNRYDSYIVNEVLPLIRQDCRGDVKPIVVGISLGAYLAANTFFRHTDLFGGVIALSGSYDIRSYMDGYYNDSVYYHNPVDYLSRLDDNFHLPTLRHGGRQIIIFTGQGAYEAPDRSRALSNILNSKGIPHWLDVWGHDVNHDWPWWRKAMPHYFGKLFG from the coding sequence ATGCGACGTGAGATCACGGGTTGGTATAGCGAACGGCTGTTTCAGCAAATGCCGCTGGTCGCTTATGGGCATTATGGGCCGCCGATTTTGATGCTGCCGACGGCGGCGGCGGATTTTTTGGAATACGAACGCTTTCAGTTGATTGATTCGGTCAAACCCTGGCTGGAAAATGGGAAGGCAAAGGCGTATTCGATCAATAGCGTCAACCGGCTGGCGCTGCTCAATAACAAGGCAAGCGCGCCGGAAAAGATTGAATGGTTGAATCGGTATGACAGTTACATCGTCAACGAAGTGCTGCCGTTGATTCGCCAGGATTGTCGAGGCGATGTGAAACCGATTGTCGTCGGCATCAGTTTGGGCGCGTATCTGGCGGCCAACACGTTCTTTCGACATACGGATTTGTTTGGCGGGGTCATCGCCCTGAGCGGCAGTTACGATATTCGCAGTTATATGGACGGGTATTACAACGACAGCGTCTACTACCATAACCCTGTGGATTATCTGTCGCGGTTGGATGACAACTTTCACTTGCCGACGCTACGGCACGGCGGACGGCAAATCATCATTTTCACAGGCCAGGGAGCCTATGAAGCGCCGGATCGTTCGCGCGCTTTGTCGAACATCTTGAACAGCAAAGGCATTCCGCATTGGTTGGATGTCTGGGGACACGATGTAAACCACGATTGGCCTTGGTGGCGGAAAGCGATGCCGCATTACTTCGGCAAATTGTTTGGCTGA